The Cicer arietinum cultivar CDC Frontier isolate Library 1 chromosome 1, Cicar.CDCFrontier_v2.0, whole genome shotgun sequence genome contains the following window.
GTGTATACATTATTTTCAACATTTATTTCCACATTTCGTATATTAACAAATGCTTTGAGACAATAGTTAGGAtatatctttttataattaatttcttaataaataCACCAATAACACTTATCAAAACCTAAATTCACCATTGTAGTCACTTTAGGTTTCATgacttgtttttattattattattaatattattattattattattattattattattattattattattatctttttctttttaataatttgatccTTACACTTTTGTTCATTAATGAAAAAAGTGACAAAAATCTATAAAGCTAGTAAGCTAATGCCACATATACATTGAACGACATAAATATTGtcgttattataaaaaataattacaaaaattagaaaaattaatatactcGTTTAACATTATAAAGTAAAaagtttaataaatatatactagCAATATTACGTCGTTATCTGTAATGGATCATATTTAGGATATCATAgtctaaatttaattaagaaatgAACCACCTCGAATTTAACCGATTTGATCAATAATGATACATAAGCTTCTAGGAATTAGGGTGTACTCCTTTCTTCGAAGGAGTATGAAGTTGTCATCTATAGTGACTCACATGGATCTTCAATCATAATAATTAGATGGTTGATAAGAAAATTCAATAACGATATACCACAACAACTCACCAATGTCTGCATTTTGAGCCACTTGATGGCGGTCCAGCCACGATTACAACCACAAGATGGTGATCATATTATGGTTTGAAGCACATGTGTCCCACATAAGAGAGTGGTCTGAAAGTGATGAATGATTTTTCTGACGAACATAACGAAAAACTTTTAGAAACTCTAAAAgaatctaatatataataaggACACTTGAGATCATAACTGAAATTCTAACCTTAAAAAAACCTCTTATTATTTGACAAAAACTTATTTGATTATCGGAGTGTATGCATGTGCATCACCTCTGACGAGAAGTTAGGAACAACTATCGTCATATTTTTCAACATTCACATCATATTCTATCCAAGAGCCATAAATTTCAGtatgatatataaaataagaaaatacagTGTTATCATGTTATAttacacattttaaaatatcctTAAAAATATGAGACAATTTGGTGGTTAAATTTTATCTAACTTTTAGGAATATAAACTTTTTCCttagtatattataaaaatatgactTAATTTTCTTGAGATgattaaaaatatgagttttagtATGTCTCAACATAATTGTtgatgaaatataaaattacatttgCACTTTATTTttgctaaaaaaataaataaacaatttaaggGAATACTAGATCTAGTACAAACGAAACACAATATCTTATTTTctcttaacatttttttaaatattaatcactCATATCGCATTGCTTGTGGAATAAAAAGTTTCTTCGCTaccttaatttttatttatatagaaaaagTATATCAATAAGAAATACATTaagattcataaaataaaaaaacgaaatatatagatatattatGGATCtgtcaaaaagacaaaaaagtaataatattattgagattgtgattttcatttcaaaaaagaaaaaacccCATAGGAATTAGGATCTACTTCCTTCCCTTCAACACCCATACAACCTCGCCGCCGTCCAACCTCCCACACCCAACCCTCACCACCGTCTAACCGCAAACCGCCACTCGCTGCGTTAGGGTTCTTTCAACTTCTCTGCCCTCAGCCTCACTTTATGACTACCTCCATGGCAGCGTGATTCTGAAATTCCATTCAAATTGTGGGATTAATTGAAGGGGTTAGGGTTTTTACTTCTTCTGAAATCAATCAATTTATCAAAATGTCAATTTCACAAGAACTATATCCATCAGAAGACGACCTAGTTTACGAAGAAGAGTTACTTCGTAACCCTTTCAGTCTCAAACTATGGTGGCGTTACCTTATCGCTCGTTCAGATTCACCTTTCAAGAAACGCTTCGTCATCTACGAACGTGCCCTAAAAGCTCTTCCTGGAAGCTACAAGCTTTGGTACGCTTACCTCCGTGAACGTCTCGAAATCGTTCGTAGCCTCCCTGTTACTCACTCTCAATACGAAACCCTAAACAACACATTCGAACGTGCCCTTGTTACTATGCACAAAATGCCTCGTATTTGGATCATGTATCTCCAAACCCTGACTCATCAGAAGCTCGTTACTCGAACGCGAAGGACGTTCGATAGAGCACTCTGTGCACTTCCTGTTACTCAGCATGATCGAATTTGGGAACATTATCTATTTTTTGTTAGTCAGAAGGGTATCCCAATTGAAACCTCTCTTAGGGTTTATCGCAGGTATTTGCAATATGACCCTTCTCATATTGAGGATTTTATCgagtttttaattaattcaagtCTTTGGCAAGAGTCTGCTGAGAGGTTAGCTTCTGTTTTGAATGACgataaattttattcaataaagGGAAAAACAAAGCATAGGCTTTGGTTGGAGTTATGTGATTTGTTGACTAGGCATGCCAATGATGTGTCTGGGTTGAATGTGGATGCTATTATTAGGGGTGGGATAAGGAAGTTTTCTGATGAGGTTGGTCGGTTGTGGACTTCACTTGCTGAGTATTACATTAGGAGGGGTTTGCATGAGAAGGCTAGGGATGTGTTTGAGGAGGGTATGTCTACTGTTATTACTGTAAGAGATTTCAGTGTCATATTTGATTCGTACTCGCAATTTGAAGAGAGCATGCTTGCTTATAAGATGGAGGATATGGGTTTGagtgatgaagaagatgaacaaaaTGAAGATGGGGTGAAGGACGAGGacgatgaagaagatgatgatatTCGTTTTAAGTATGAGGACTTTGAGAAGAAGATTCTACTAGGATTTTGGCTGAATGATAAAAATGACATTGACTTGAGATTGGCTCGGTTTGACTACCTCATGGAGAGGAGACCTGAATTGGCTAATAGTGTGCTTTTGCGTCAAAATCCTCATAATGTGGAACAGTGGCACAGGAGGGTGAAGCTTTTTGAGGGTAATCCCACTAAGCAGATACTCACTTACACAGAGGCTGTGAGGACTGTTGATCCCATGAAGGCGGTGGGAAAACCTCACACGTTATGGGTGGCTTTTGCCAAGCTTTACGAGCAGCACAAAGATCTTGCCAATGCTCGCGTCATTTTTGACAAGGCAGTGCAGGTGAACTACAAAACTGTGGATAATCTTGCTAGTGTCTGGTGTGAGTGGGCCGAGTTAGAGTTGAAACATAAGAATTTCAAAGGAGCACTCGAGCTTATGAGGCGGGCTACGGCAGAGCCATCAGTTGAGGTCAAACGAAAAGGTATTCTTAGTTTGACTTGTTtcccattttatttttcataataagctgtacttttttttttttgtgtgtttgcTGGGGGGAGTTAACTAACTATTGCATTTTATATTCTGCGTTACTTTCAGTGGCTGCTGATGGGAATCAACCGGTTCAGATGAAGCTGCATAAATCTTTGAGATTATGGACCTTTTATGTTGATTTGGAGGAAAGTCTAGGTAATTTGGAGTCTACCCGGGCAGTTTATGAACGGATTTTGGATTTACGAATAGCCACGCCACAAGTAATAATCAATTATGCATACTTTTTGGAGGTATGAAGCAACATTCACATATTGTTAATTGATTTTAGTACAATATCTCTTTTGGATTTTACTTTTGCTGGGTTTCGCTCATCCACATATtgttaattgattttgatttatgtaGGAACACAAATACTTTGAAGATGCTTTTAAGGTTTATGAAAGAGGAGTTAAGATATTTAAGTACCCACATGTTAAAGACATCTGGGTCACATACCTGTCTAAATTTGTGAAGAGATATGGAAAGACAAAGTTGGAGAGAGCAAGAGAGCTGTTTGAGAATGCAGTTGAAACGGTATGTACTTTTCTTTCTGGATTACTTGTGTGTAAGATATAGACACATCTTTTTTATTCctgtaatatttttcaaatgaccAACCAGCAATTTTCTGCATTATTATATctgtaattttatcttttgtatGGTTGTAGTTTGCACTACTCAATTGAACCTGTAAAACAATTCTTAATTTTACATAAGATGATGATTGGATTGGATGAGTTGATGTAGATTAATGCTGATATGAAGGCTTTTTTATTCTCCTGTTCATAAAATTCAACAGAATATTTTGGATGTGTTAGGCATCATTGAGATAGTTGAATAGATGCCATAATTTTTCCTTCAATTCTGCTGTGTGATTTGAGCTTTAATTCTAGATTGCATTGAAGACCCTTTGAGATTTCATGCCTTTGTTGTTCTTTATAGATCTCTGTTAGATGATCTTTTTCATAACAGGACTGCTtgctttgttttttctttcatgtTGATGTCAATATTTTTTGGTAGAATATGCTTGCTGTGTTGCTTCCTCTTGAATTGGGACCATGTTTTCTTTCTGGgatcttatttttgttgatgTGATTAAGTGTTTATATTGAGATGGTGTGTTGTCATTCTGAAGCTGTATGAGGCAAATAAAGGCTATACGGGAAATGCTTATTGCATCTGCGACATGCTGGCCAGCAAAGTTCAATATAGGAACCTCACCCACTAGGATGCCCTTTTACCCAATCCATAACTCTGTACATCTTACCCTGTATAACACCTAAAAAAGGAATTAAGAAACTGAGCTTGAGAATATTGATCATAAAGTACTGACAAAATACCACTCTAAAGTAATGAACAATTAAACTGCTACCTTTAATATCaagttattataatttataacacAGTATACTAATATCCTTGGAGATTCATAATCTCCTTCCTTGTGGTTTGACACAATAAAGATGATTTTTAATTGTTGGGTTTTTTTATTCAAAGCTTGCACTTGCATATTAATTACTGGACTGTGCAGAGGTTCTTCAAAAGTTTGTTTACTTTCAGGTCTGGCCTGTAGTTTCCATAGAGTTTAGGTTCAATTCAGCATATACAAGCAGTTTGGTTCTTTCGCTTTAGAAATGGTTTGGTTCTTTAGTTTTAGAAACGCTTGGGTTTGGAAATATACGAACCCAGTGAAGACAGTTCAGTTGGGTTCAGGATAAAACACAAACAGTTCATTTCAGTTtggttttccttttctttttgaacCATAACAGCCCTTTCATTGGCTGTGGAATAACCTGCCTCTGTCAGTGACCATAATAGTGAAAACCCATGCAGCCTAACCACTTCACTGATGAATAAACGTGCAACTTCTTTGACTGGGAAGGTATTAGCCAAAGCTATAAATATCCACATAATTTGGATAGCAATTGTCTCTCTACAATCACCAACGTATTGTCCTCTTCTGCTTTTGGTAATTCCAGAgtgtaatataaaatatatctttacATTCTCTGCACAATTATAAGCAAGTTAGAGGCATCAAAGTCAGAAGTAATATCGTTTCACATTGGTTAACCTTTGCTATGTCTGGGAAATAAGTGCTGTACCTATTTTTGTATTCAATAAAGTAGTAAGTATTTTGGTATGGCTATTTGCAAAATGTAATGAACTAGATATCAAGCAATTATACGGCAATGAACTTGTAATGCAATAAAAAAGCATCTAGTTTGTCGTAACTATTATTTTCCTTAGGTCATTGTTGTATATGATGATGTTCAACCGTCTGATAATGTGTTTGCTTGTGTCTTGTAACACTTGAATTTGGATGCTAATAATGTATTATAATGCTAATACCCTTGTTCTTTGGGTCATACTTGCCAAAACAGGCTCCTGCTGATCAAGTGAAACCTCTCTATCTGCAATATGCTAAGCTGGAGGAGGACTATGGACTAGCAAAGCGAGCTATGAAGGTTTATGATCAAGCAACCAAAGCTGTGCCCAACAATGAGAAGTTAAGCATGTATGAAATATATATTGCTCGTGCAGCTGAGATATTCGGTGTACCCAAAACACGTGAGATCTATGAGCAGGCAATTGAATCTGGTCTTCCAGATAAGGATGTCAAAACTATGTGTTTGAAGTATGCTGAGCTGGAAAGAAGCTTGGGAGAAATTGAACGTGCTCGTGGAATATATGTATTTGCGTCTAAGTTTGCTGATCCACGGTCTGATCCAGACTTTTGGAATAAGTGGCACGAATTTGAAGTTCAGCATGGAAATGAGGACACCTTTAGGGAAATGCTTCGAATTAAACGAAGTGTCTCTGCAAGCTACAGCCaggttaatttaattttcaattttcacttCCTGAGGCTTATCCTTGttttattttgcatttattCTGATCttagttttattgtttttacAGACACATTTTATACTGCCGGAATATCTGATGCAGAAGGATCAAACTGTGAATCTTGATGAAGCCAAAGAGAAATTAAAAGAGGCTGGGATCGCTGAGGACGAAATGGCTGCTTTAGAAAGGCAATTAGCCCCAGCAGCTGACAAATCGGtgacaaaagaaagaaaagttgGGTTTGTGAGTGCTGGAGTTGAATCACAATCCGATGGAGGGATAAAAACTAATACAAATAATGAAGAAATTGAGTTACCAGAAGAAAATGACtctgatgatgatgatattgaGATTGCACAAAAAGATGTTCCTTCTGCTGTTTTTGGTGGTTTGATTAGAAAGAGAGACGAGATTGAAAATAATGGAGAAGTAGATGGTGGTGcaaaagaaaaagacaatgaaAATCGGCTCGGTGCCCTTGAGAGAATTAAGAAGCTGAAACGAAATTAAATGTTGAGTCATAGTATTCCAGTTAGAATTTTTTATAGcatgaaatcaaattttgatgatttgtaTTGTGTACCATCAATCTAACCAGAGTTGGTTTTACTGTATTTTAACCTGTACATCTTACAGTAAATTGTACTAGTTCCTAAGTTGCACGTCTATTCCTTTCGCTCGTCAGCTTCGTGCCATGATGTTGCAGCAAAATATTTGTGCGTCGAGAGGAGTTTTCTAGTATGTTGATGTTGTGAGAAAACAAGCACAGAAGATATGTTAGATTTGGTAGTTATTACATAAAAGACATGCGCAAACATGTTAAGGTTCTACGGAATGAAAGTTGTCCGCTCTGTTATTCATTTTTCTGCATTTGGAAAATCATATCGTATTGTTTGAGAATTATGAACAGCCTGAGTTGAACTGGTGCTTAATTTTATTACTTAAACAAATCTTGAGAACTTATTATATTCCACTCGTAAAAATTCAATGATGTTGGATTCTTCATGTCTTATCTGGGGAGGATGAAGTATTCTTTAAGAATCTGACCTATCTGACCTCATAGGTGATACAAAGTTCAAATGGGATTTGTGTGTGTGGAACAATGCTTATGCTTGCTGTGAATATAAAACGAACTATATTTTTTGTGAACCTAATTGAGTAAAAAACATTTGAACTGAATATCCCATGATTTACAACACTCACACGTCACAACACACTAACTACGTGCATTAGACCCTATCTGAAACCAATAAAGTCCCCAAGAATTTGAGTGACTGTGTATGTTACTTTACTAAATACATGCTGGAACTTGATTCACGTTTATCACACGTGGATCAGAGGACAAAAAACATGACTATGACTATAATTCTACCTTAACTAACAtgcacaaaaaaataaaatactactaCCAACATATAATATGATGTAAATACCCTAACTAATTACTCACTAGTCCAATATATActgttaaaaaatttacacaTGTTGGTATCACGGTTAATCATGGGCATGCATGTAGTGATGATTTAATGATTCTTGTCTTTGCAACCTCATTTGGTGGTTGAACTTGCGTATGAACGCTTCGACGCGTTTATTCAACTCGTCTTGACTCAGCGACGGTTCTTTTCTCAGCTTCCATGTCTTGTTCAAGTTGAATTCGCTGATGCTAACGCTGGAATCTTCCGTTTCATGCGGGCTCGCGTCGTAACGGTTATGCCACGTGTCACACTTCTTGATGTGTCTGCTCAACGGTATGGACCGACCCTCCGTTATCGTTTTCCACGTGTTCTCCAACGTCTCGTGCCGTTTTTGCTTGGCCACCCTCAACGCCTTCCCACCTACAACAAAGTAAACGTCATGACTGTACTCGCCGTTTCTTCCCTTATTTTCtcagttttttattaaaataatcctGGTGCATTTACTTTCATCATTTAAAGTTAAATACtgatttagaaataaaattacAGTGCATGAAAAAGAAAGTCTTATTTGTTTATATAagtaattgttattttataaaaagtaaaggaaaatattagatatatacCTTCAGGATTGGATTTAAGAGGTTTCCGGTGAGTGAACCTAGTAGAAGGGAGAGGTTTATGAATTTGTGGAGTTTGTTGTAGTATAGGCGTGGGTGAATCCGTAGGGAGGAGGTTGTTGACGAGAAGAAGAGGGGGAGGAGTGAGTTGGGATTGGGATTGGGATTGGTGGAACCTGGAGGAAGCGAGGATGGAGATGATGATGGCGTTGACGGTAACGAAGAGGTATGGAGGAGTGAAGCACAAGAGGAAGAAGTTCCATATGAGATGGAGATGTGTGGTAACCAATGGAATTAGAGATGCTTTCAATCCTAACGCCGTTAAAATAACGGCAGTGGAAAAGAGGACAACTTTTAGAGATAGCATTGTTGTTGTTTATGATAAGAGCTTTGAGTTTGATGTGTTGAAGTTGCAAATTGCAATGGAGAATTCAAGTTGGGATCCTAACTGAATTTATAGAGAGGGACACGAGTCTTATTCAATTTGACCCGTTGGATTATACGTGTGGACTAGATACGCCTTTTCAGGTTGGACCCACCCTTCTTACTTCTCATCACTCATCCCTGTGCCCAAGTCGTCACTAGTTACcaaccatttttattttttcttttaaataaatttcactaCGGAATACATAatgtttttgataaaataaattttttatttttcattgatgCTTGAAGTCACTGTTTTAGTGATTTTATCGTGGAAACCGATCATAGAGTGGAAGAGTTACAATgtctatttttttcattaacaaaagtttttagaatatatatatataatcatcgATATTTGGTgattatagatatttttatatatctaaAACACTTCAAAATTATATTACCCTCCTGTTTTttatataagaatttttttggagaaaattttggtatataaaataatgttataaattttaagatgtatttattgtttaaatatctttttatattcttttatttttattacaaatgtAATGAGTATTGACATAAGTAGGtgtgaaaatatttaatgtcaaaattattttagtaaaaaacttttaaaacgttcaatgaatttttttagccttagtgatttttgttttttcttcttatatataGGATCTTTGACGAGTGTGGAATGTGGGCTACTAGCACGGGTGAAGCTACCCTTTCCAATGAGGTATTTCCAACTacccaaaaaatatatatttttgagaaGTATAGTTTCATGTTTAGCTACGTTAAATAAgtttattagtaaaaaattagaagaaacaaaaacgACAAAAAATTGTCgatttattgataaatttattcatactattttgacaattttaatctctattatagctataaataaaatatatttaataataaaattgtcaaAACACGACCACCGACCATTAGTGTTGAAATTTCTATATCATTGTATATTGAGAAGAAAGATAATACACGATGGTAGAGCCCTTTGTAACTGATCAAAAGTCCAACACGTCTAATTTAATGTAATAAGTAGTTCATTGAATATGGAAAAACGATTTTTTCTTTTGCGATGAgttatacataattttttttgacaaataattatatttaaaatgtgtctaatattaattaatataaacacTATGCTAGAAATTTAACTTCAAGAATCTATTTTGTGATACATTTTCAAAGGACTAAGAATGCATCAATATTTAGGACACGTAAAAAAGTGTAGGACAAATAGAGATCAAGGAAAGAAATTATAATTAGGATATGCATGTGGAAACCTAATTAATTGTAGAAAAAACTAGAAGAGATATAGCTATATCtaatataaacattttaatttaattaatttgattattgttTAGGAATATTGAAAAATGGAAAATCGTTATTCAAAATTGAAATAGAAAAAGAAGACTATTAAAAGGcaaacatttcaaaaataaactaaaaggTAGCACCAAAAAGAAAAACTCAatgatcttttaattttaagcTAGGCATATAACGGTGTGTGTGGTTCAGGGTTTCTCGTCTCACGTGGTTTaagtattttcaaatatattaattttagaatttttaaatatactttttataaataatttttatcaaaacaaattattttttgagatatatgtttataaaataatttagaaagtCCTGTGAGAAGATACTTTTGaacatatttatatttggtttactcatataaataaaatatttatataatttaaaacaaaagacATAAAATTGAGTCCCCTATATAATTTTACATGCAAAAAGAAGTCAGTAGGAGGGATGTTGACTTAATTATGGTGAGGCAACGAACAACAAGGTTTGGACATGTGGATATATTAGTTatagttataaaatatatgtttgttaTTCATAGcaaacatattcatatactAGGAACTATCTTAGTCAAGTATGGTCGATCTGGGTGACATGTGGACCATCTTTAACATCATAGAAAagacaaagaaagaaaaggaaattaaAAAGAGATTTTATAGTATGATTGTTTTAGTCTATATACATACTAAGAAAGAGAGATATATGTTTCTTCAggtttaaaataattgatttatttataattttttttagataattgattttttttaatttctaatgtATTTTATgtcaattgtattttttaattaatattatttgtgttatttttttaatataatatcttttatcatatatttatgaaattaataatacgtcaatacataataaaaatattttggtaaaaaaatagtatttttttttcttttttttacacatttattaatatatataaaataattaaatgattcaattattttaaaacgaatgaagtattataatatttaaaatacatgaATTCCAAATTTCAACatagagaataaaaataatatatactgATGGCAAAGTTACCTTAATTTCTTCCAAGTGTCaagttttttataaatttatatgataATAAAGTAGCATTCGAATATATTTTAAGGagtcaaatttatttataattaaatttataatatttaatcatatttttttctttatataaacaattaaattatttgtaagaAATCGatctttaattttgtatttgaatcatattttaacaattcttatTACTAAAATACTCTATTTATAATTGTAGTAGAGATCGAaagtatcaaaataatatatataaagatatcaATCAAGtgataatt
Protein-coding sequences here:
- the LOC101500879 gene encoding uncharacterized protein; translated protein: MSISQELYPSEDDLVYEEELLRNPFSLKLWWRYLIARSDSPFKKRFVIYERALKALPGSYKLWYAYLRERLEIVRSLPVTHSQYETLNNTFERALVTMHKMPRIWIMYLQTLTHQKLVTRTRRTFDRALCALPVTQHDRIWEHYLFFVSQKGIPIETSLRVYRRYLQYDPSHIEDFIEFLINSSLWQESAERLASVLNDDKFYSIKGKTKHRLWLELCDLLTRHANDVSGLNVDAIIRGGIRKFSDEVGRLWTSLAEYYIRRGLHEKARDVFEEGMSTVITVRDFSVIFDSYSQFEESMLAYKMEDMGLSDEEDEQNEDGVKDEDDEEDDDIRFKYEDFEKKILLGFWLNDKNDIDLRLARFDYLMERRPELANSVLLRQNPHNVEQWHRRVKLFEGNPTKQILTYTEAVRTVDPMKAVGKPHTLWVAFAKLYEQHKDLANARVIFDKAVQVNYKTVDNLASVWCEWAELELKHKNFKGALELMRRATAEPSVEVKRKVAADGNQPVQMKLHKSLRLWTFYVDLEESLGNLESTRAVYERILDLRIATPQVIINYAYFLEEHKYFEDAFKVYERGVKIFKYPHVKDIWVTYLSKFVKRYGKTKLERARELFENAVETAPADQVKPLYLQYAKLEEDYGLAKRAMKVYDQATKAVPNNEKLSMYEIYIARAAEIFGVPKTREIYEQAIESGLPDKDVKTMCLKYAELERSLGEIERARGIYVFASKFADPRSDPDFWNKWHEFEVQHGNEDTFREMLRIKRSVSASYSQTHFILPEYLMQKDQTVNLDEAKEKLKEAGIAEDEMAALERQLAPAADKSVTKERKVGFVSAGVESQSDGGIKTNTNNEEIELPEENDSDDDDIEIAQKDVPSAVFGGLIRKRDEIENNGEVDGGAKEKDNENRLGALERIKKLKRN
- the LOC101501207 gene encoding uncharacterized protein, with protein sequence MLSLKVVLFSTAVILTALGLKASLIPLVTTHLHLIWNFFLLCFTPPYLFVTVNAIIISILASSRFHQSQSQSQLTPPPLLLVNNLLPTDSPTPILQQTPQIHKPLPSTRFTHRKPLKSNPEGGKALRVAKQKRHETLENTWKTITEGRSIPLSRHIKKCDTWHNRYDASPHETEDSSVSISEFNLNKTWKLRKEPSLSQDELNKRVEAFIRKFNHQMRLQRQESLNHHYMHAHD